A single region of the Fusarium keratoplasticum isolate Fu6.1 chromosome 7, whole genome shotgun sequence genome encodes:
- a CDS encoding JmjC domain-containing protein produces MSELESPYWGDIRSLRNELNNVKRLLEDIRAYLPSEPTPQRRSKRSTIRHATQQDKPPAWAEQIITRFSILEDWIGRIQSQTDDIEAHNRRNGTQQPQVHSADGHYEGSLRSPPPQDSGMASASTHQRREAEPEDQAPANAHGDNSATSIEATGDPSSDGSDKDKDKDTSMRDCEQVPPSPPGGTDAAASAASASRSASRQATANDQGDIPATNHTPEAEAEASAPEDEDVVMGDSDAAQEEDNAKSGAADHRSARSSAPEDDTGGDKSEANPQTQPTTANPTGQGAGAQVNMQSPFSATPEERTMQLPTTPNSQGSDTTKDTSRATTPDTHLTSPDTSVPDSPSQFTLSEADMGEGLVEALERIIKRDDSMHKISVPNLPVDLDLIKAAVKAELSAPNPDWQFTANRFVPGPKGEGYMRAYISKRQSHFAFPDFPDKVVIPTEEEARKWLDDYFDNPPKGIVPYFTGHLDLPYGDLLNPGTTLLDNPKLLDLHRPYWHIGGDKSANRFHIEDYSCSEDESPCGLRSANLVLEGVKLWTAIKVHHTKKFEAFVAKNWDCNECSQHVGHQSLLISPLILEREGIDFEIKVQGRGELMLTGRSQYHMVVNMGSNIAISMNHLQRGDRLKSTALRQCVKCGVLDDTVTRVPPPKSSEPRTPLPSIPNPPPEQSEARSPLPTLLGKRPRTDQQGTQTSGRETRADTAARRKLNALEEEIRKRDPACRIPRVPRDSDSTPPEKVFKAAASVQSSLAVKQFISLVDEWRRRDEHMFLSGDTRDILLQHGKRLAAAIGKSSLSKFLYRYAQACVARELDMQMKKRGSIRRSKEDTERLAQQLGMETEELKAHLEDGRIWNSICGPEDDGLLPFLLLESKWPFKEERKEDCPLYVKKKEWKSLVRDVQVFHSLLDVEYVKKLRQVGRAFEEMISTGSEQVFGLEDEANGWESLRSA; encoded by the coding sequence ATGTCCGAGCTTGAATCTCCCTATTGGGGAGATATTCGTTCGCTTCGGAACGAGTTGAACAATGTGAAACGGCTCCTTGAGGACATCAGGGCATACTTGCCATCTGAACCAACACCACAGAGACGGTCAAAGAGGTCTACCATTCGACATGCTACTCAGCAAGATAAACCGCCGGCATGGGCGGAGCAGATCATTACTCGCTTTAGCATTCTTGAGGACTGGATAGGGAGGATTCAGTCCCAAACAGACGACATCGAAGCACACAACAGAAGGAATGGCACCCAGCAACCGCAAGTTCACTCAGCCGACGGCCACTATGAGGGCAGCCTGAGATCTCCACCACCCCAGGATAGCGGCATGGCGAGCGCCTCAACTCATCAACGCCGCGAGGCAGAGCCAGAGGACCAGGCCCCAGCAAACGCCCACGGCGACAACTCGGCCACCAGCATTGAGGCCACCGGAGATCCATCAAGCGATGGCTCtgacaaagacaaagacaaagacacaTCCATGCGAGACTGCGAGCAGGtgccaccatcaccacctggGGGCACAGACGCGGCGGCTTCTGCGGCCAGTGCTTCCCGATCCGCATCCAGGCAGGCCACAGCCAACGACCAAGGGGACATCCCGGCCACGAATCACACTCCAGAGGCGGAGGCAGAAGCGAGCGCCCcggaggacgaggacgtgGTCATGGGCGATTCCGATGcggctcaagaagaagacaacgCCAAGTCTGGCGCCGCTGATCACCGGTCGGCACGGTCCTCAGCCCCGGAGGACGACACGGGCGGCGACAAGTCCGAGGCCAACCCGCAAACACAGCCCACAACCGCAAACCCAACTGGCCAAGGGGCCGGCGCACAGGTCAACATGCAATCGCCGTTTAGCGCTACGCCCGAGGAAAGAACCATGCAGCTCCCAACCACGCCAAACTCTCAAGGCAGCGACACGACCAAGGACACATCCCGCGCCACCACCCCGGACACGCACCTCACATCGCCAGACACCTCAGTGCCAGACTCGCCGTCCCAATTCACTTTATCAGAAGCTGACATGGGAGAAGGACTGGTCGAAGCACTCGAGAGGATCATCAAACGGGACGATTCTATGCACAAGATTTCGGTTCCCAACCTGCCCGTCGACCTAGATTTAATCAAAGCCGCGGTAAAAGCCGAGTTAAGTGCGCCAAATCCCGACTGGCAATTCACCGCCAATAGATTCGTGCCCGGGCCAAAAGGCGAGGGCTACATGCGTGCCTATATCTCGAAACGTCAATCCCACTTCGCATTCCCGGACTTTCCAGACAAGGTGGTGATAccgaccgaggaggaggccaggAAGTGGCTTGATGACTACTTCGATAACCCTCCAAAGGGCATTGTTCCATACTTTACCGGCCATCTAGATCTTCCATACGGGGATCTGCTAAATCCAGGAACAACGCTACTAGACAACCCGAAACTCCTCGACCTGCACCGTCCATACTGGCACATTGGCGGAGATAAATCCGCGAACCGGTTCCATATCGAAGACTATAGTTGCTCTGAGGACGAATCGCCCTGCGGCCTGCGTTCTGCCAACCTGGTGCTAGAAGGAGTCAAACTCTGGACTGCCATTAAGGTGCATCACACAAAGAAATTTGAGGCCTTTGTCGCCAAGAACTGGGACTGCAATGAGTGCAGTCAACACGTCGGACATCAGTCTCTGTTGATATCCCCTTTGATACTTGAGAGAGAAGGTATCGATTTTGAGATCAAGGTTCAAGGGCGTGGCGAGCTCATGCTCACTGGGCGCAGCCAGTATCATATGGTCGTCAACATGGGCTCCAACATTGCCATATCTATGAACCACTTACAGCGTGGAGATCGCCTCAAATCTACGGCGCTGCGCCAGTGCGTCAAGTGTGGCGTACTGGACGATACTGTCACTCGCGTCCCACCGCCCAAGTCATCAGAACCCAGAACGCCTCTACCATCAATTCCAAACCCACCGCCCGAGCAGTCAGAAGCCAGATCGCCTCTCCCGACACTTCTAggcaaaaggccaaggaccgATCAGCAGGGAACCCAGACCTCGGGTAGGGAAACACGTGCAGACACAGCAGCCAGGAGGAAGCTAAATGCactggaggaagagatcaGGAAGCGAGATCCTGCCTGCCGCATTCCCCGGGTACCCAGGGATTCAGATTCAACTCCGCCAGAAAAGGTCTTCAAGGCCGCAGCTTCTGTTCAAAGTTCACTGGCAGTCAAGCAGTTTATCAGCCTGGTGGATGAATGGAGACGTCGTGATGAACACATGTTTCTTTCAGGTGATACGAGAGACATATTGCTACAGCATGGCAAACGTTTGGCCGCTGCTATTGGGAAGTCATCTCTCAGCAAATTCCTGTATCGCTATGCCCAAGCCTGCGTCGCTCGAGAACTTGATATGCAAATGAAGAAGCGTGGCAGTATACGACGAAGCAAAGAGGACACCGAGCGACTCGCTCAGCAGCTGGGGATGGAGACAGAAGAGCTGAAGGCCCATTTGGAGGATGGACGGATATGGAACTCAATATGTGGCCCTGAGGATGATGGGTTGTTGccattccttcttctcgagtCGAAGTGGCCTTTCAAGGAAGAGCGTAAGGAAGACTGTCCTCTTTATGTTAAGAAAAAGGAATGGAAGTCCCTGGTGCGGGACGTGCAGGTGTTCCATAGCCTCCTCGATGTTGAGTATGTCAAGAAACTCCGCCAGGTCGGGAGGGCCTTTGAGGAAATGATATCAACGGGCTCAGAACAGGTATTTGGACTGGAGGATGAAGCGAACGGCTGGGAGTCGTTGCGCTCTGCCTAG